AAGCTTCAAATTTGATAAAACAAAATGAGCTAACTGCAAGCAAGATTAAAGATGAGATGTTTGAGATTTTAAAGCCTTTAAAAGTTGATTATGTGGCTATTGTGGATAGAAATTTCAATGAAATTTCAAAGATTGAGCCAAAAAATAGCATAATTTTAGTTGCAGCCTATGTAGGCAAAGCGCGTTTGATTGATAATTTATGGGTGTAAAATGAGCAAACTTCATCTAATTTCACTGGGCTGTAATAAAAATTTAGTCGATTCTGAAATCATGCTTGGACGTCTTCAAAACTATGAAATCACCGATGATGTGGCTGTTGCAGATGTGATAATTATAAATACCTGTGGATTTATAGACTCTGCTAAGCAAGAGAGCATACGCTCTATCCTTGAGGTTCATGACGCACGCAAGAAAGGCTCGTTGCTAGTAGTCACGGGCTGTTTGATGCAAAGATATAAAGAGGAGCTTATGAAAGAGCTTCCAGAGGTGGATTTATTTACAGGTGTTGGAGACTATGATAAGATCGATGAAATCATACTAAAAAAGCAAAATTTATTTAGCCCAGGAACTTATTTGCAGGCAAATGAAGAGAGGGTCATAACTGGATCAAACTATCATGCTTATATTAAAATTTCAGAAGGCTGTAATCAAAAATGCAGCTTTTGCGCAATTCCTACATTTAAGGGCAAGCTAAAGTCGCGCTCGCTTGAAAATATAGTGGATGAGGTGAAAAAACTCGTTAAAAAAGGATATTTTGATTTCAGCTTTTTATCTCAGGACTCAAGCTCTTTTATGAGAGATCACGCCAAAAGCGACGGGCTTATAGAGCTTATTGATGCGGTTGAGAAGATTGAAGGCGTAAGGAGTGCAAGGATCTTATATCTATATCCTAGCACGACCTCAAATGAGCTAATTAGGCGCATAATAGATTCTAAAGTTTTTCAAAACTACTTTGATATGCCTATACAACATATAAGCGACAAAATGCTTAAGATTATGCGCAGAGGAAGCGGAGCTAAGCGCATTAAAGAGCTTTTAACTATGATGAGGGAGGCTGAGAATTCATTTCTTAGAACTGGTGTCATTGTTGGGCATCCTGGTGAAGGCGATGAAGAATTTAACGAGCTTTGCGAGTTTTTAAGCGAGTTTAAATTTGACCGTGTTTCAGCATTTGCGTATTCAAGAGAGGAGGATACCTTATCTTATGAGATGGAACAGATACCTACAAAGACTATAGAAAAACGCCTTTCAAAGATGGAAAAGATAACTAAAAAAGTTGTAA
This Campylobacter sp. RM16192 DNA region includes the following protein-coding sequences:
- the rimO gene encoding 30S ribosomal protein S12 methylthiotransferase RimO, whose amino-acid sequence is MSKLHLISLGCNKNLVDSEIMLGRLQNYEITDDVAVADVIIINTCGFIDSAKQESIRSILEVHDARKKGSLLVVTGCLMQRYKEELMKELPEVDLFTGVGDYDKIDEIILKKQNLFSPGTYLQANEERVITGSNYHAYIKISEGCNQKCSFCAIPTFKGKLKSRSLENIVDEVKKLVKKGYFDFSFLSQDSSSFMRDHAKSDGLIELIDAVEKIEGVRSARILYLYPSTTSNELIRRIIDSKVFQNYFDMPIQHISDKMLKIMRRGSGAKRIKELLTMMREAENSFLRTGVIVGHPGEGDEEFNELCEFLSEFKFDRVSAFAYSREEDTLSYEMEQIPTKTIEKRLSKMEKITKKVVNESFANELGKKFEVVIEGISSEGEMFYGAKKLLWDKDIDGEILINESELETLETGKIYNCEITQVVKDKVLGRVIG